From Camelina sativa cultivar DH55 chromosome 5, Cs, whole genome shotgun sequence:
CCGAAGATCATTGACTCAAAACTACTGTCTGATTATCGTCCGATAAGCCTTTGTACAGTCAGTTACAAGATCATTTCAAAGGTAATGGTTATGCGACTAAAACGATGCTTTGACATGGTTATCTCAGAATCACAGGCAGCATTTTTTCCTGGCCGTAGTATATCGGATAATATACTGGTGGCACACGAGCTTCTACATTCTCTTAAATCCAGACGTGACTTCCATACAGGATATGTAGCTATCAAAACAGACATCAGTAAAGCCTACGACCGTGTTGAATGGAATTTCTTAGAAGCAGTCATGACACAGATGGGATTTGCACCACGATGGGTTAAATGGATAATGGAGTGCGTAACATCAGTTTCTTATGAAGTCTTAATCAATGGTTCACCTTATGGGAAGATAAAACCAAGCAGAGGAATACGCCAAGGTGACCCACTTTCCCcatatctttttctcttttgtgcAGAAGTCTTGAGTAATATGATGCAAAAAGCAGAAAGAGATAGACAGATTCATGGAATACGTTTAGCAAGAGATTGCCCGTCAATATCCCACCTTCTCTTTGCAGATGATTCTCTATTTTTCTGTCGATCATCTAATCAAGAATGTGAGCATATAGCATCAATTTTTAAGAGGTACGAGGCAGCTTCTGGGCAACAAATAAACTATACAAAATCATCCGTGATCTTTGGATTTAAAACTCCAGATTCAAGAAGACAACGGATTCATCAGATTTTGGGAATTGAGAGAGTTGGTGGTGGCGGGAAATATTTGGGACTCCCAGAGCAGTTTGGACGTAAAAAGGTAGAACTGTTTGAGTATATTGTGCAACGagtaaaagaaagaacagaGGGCTGGAACTACAAACATTTGTCTGCAGCAGGAAAAGAGATTGTTATTAAAACAATAGCTATGGCTCTCCCAGTGTTTTCAATGAACTGCTTTCTCTTACCAATCACCATCTGCAATGAAATCACCATTGTAGTCTCAAACTTTTGGTGGGGACAGGATAATGGAAAAAGGAAGATCCCATGGACTGCCTGGAAACGATTGACGCTCCCAAAAAAGGAAGGAGGACTAGGTTTTAAAGATCTTCAAGCCTTCAATAAAGCATTATTGGCAAAACAGGCTGAGCGACTTCTCAAGAACCCCTATAGTCTTTTGGCTCGTCTCTACAAAGGTTTGTATTATCCGGATACACCTTTTCTACAGACACAAACAGGACCTACTGCGTCCTCTGGCTGAAAATCAgttcaagaaggaaaaaatCTACTGCAACAAGGATTACAGATTAGAATTGGTAATGGAAATACAACTCGAGTATGGGAAGATCCTTGGCTTCCCACCCTTCCAAAGACCTGCCAATGGACCAATCCTTGATAGAGATATGATGGTATCAGATCTATGGAAAGAGAATAAGAGAGAATGGGATCCAGTTATCTTTGAAGGAGTTCTAAACCCTGAAGATCAACAACTTGCAAAACAATTGTATCTCTCCAAACACGCAGAAGATGACACTTACGACTGGGCCTATACTCATCACGGTCATTACACAGTTCGGTCGGGATATTGGGTTGCTACTCACTCTGAAATACAAGATAATTCCATGATTCAACCACCCCCCGGTGCTGTAGACCATAAGAGAGACATATGGAAACTACCGATTACTCTGAAAATAAAACACTTCCTGTGGAGATGTTTGTCTGGAGCTTTAGCAACAACAGTACAACTCAGGACAAGAAATATTCAAGCGGAACCGGTTTGCCAACGTTGCTGTTATGGTGATGAAACTATTAACCATTTGCTTTTTACTTGTCAGTTTGCAGAAGCAGTTTGGCGATGTATCTTTGCTACGATGGGAAGGACTCTGATATTTACTGAAAATTTGGAGGACAACATCCTAATGTTGATCAatattcaacaacaacaacaaacatctTTCATTGTACGCCATCTTCCCTTCTATTCGATTTGGCGTATATGGAAATCACGCAATGACTTCATCTTCAGACAAATAAATCGCCATCCGGCCACAGAAGCGCATAAAGGAGAACAAGAAATCAAGGAATGGGTTGAAAACACAAGAATACAACCAGATAGCAACCAACCTATGACTCATATCCCTAATCCTCCTACAAGAAGATCACCAACTCAACAATGGAATCCTCCACCTGAAGGCTGGTTAAAATGCAATTTTGATAGCGGGTATGTCCAAGGAAGACCATATACATGCATGGGATGGATAATACGAGACAGCTACGGAAACGTAATACGATCTGGATGTGCGAAACTGCAACAATCATACTCTGCTCTTCAAGCTGAGGCACTAGGATTTCTTAACGCACTACAAGTGACATGGGAACAAGGCTATAGATATGTATGGTTTGAAGGAGACAACCTGGAACTAACAAACTTGATCAACAAGCAACAAGATCATCACAAGCTCGGCCCATTATTAGTTGACATACGTCATTGGATGACACAGCTACCATATTCATCGTTGGGACATGTTACTCGTGATGCTAATCGACCGGCTGATAAACTCTCCCATTTTGCTACAAAGATGATTCCAATATCACAAACTTTTGATGTAATTCCTAGATAGTTATATGACTGCTTGTAAATTTCATATTACATCAATAAagttagatgttaaaaaaaaaaaagataatataattaattatttatgaggttaaagttattaatttatacaagtttttaatatatatgaaactctCTAGAATAAAAATGGAGGAGTACCGAGTACGTAATAACGCCATTAATAAATATAGTCGATCAACATCATTACCAACTTTAGTTTGAATTTCACCTTTTTATTTGCATATTCAGTTAGTGTCTTATTGCCTCTGTTAAAAGACCATACCCACGATCGATGCGTGTGATATAGATTCCTCatcaatagttttgttttgttttgttttctttttctcatcaatAGGTTAATTCGTACATTCACATTATTTGGCAGTATGGCCGGGACATTTGTGTCGTTTGGAGTACAAAAGCTTTGGGACTTACTGAGCCGAGAACACGAGCAACTTCAGGGAGTTGATGATCACGTTACTGAGCTAAAAAATGATCTAAACTTCTTAAGCACTTTTCTAAAAGATGCAGATGCAAAGAAACATACAAGTGCGGCGGTGAAAATTTGTATTGGAGAAATCAAGGAGATTATTTTTGATGCAGAGGATATAATCGAAACCTTTATTCTTAGGCAAAAACTTGGAAAGACAAGTGGCATCAACACGAGAATCAGAAGACTCACTTGCATTGTTCCAAAGAGTAGAGAACTTGCCTACGATATTGGAGGTATAAGGAAGAAGATCTCCAAGGTGATTCGAGATATGAAAAGTTTCGGAATACAACAGATAATTTCTGATGGCGGATATATGCAACCTCTTTTTTATCAACTAAGGGAGATGCGAGATACATTTCCTAGGGACTGCAAAGAAAATCTTGTAGGGTTGGGAGAAAATGTTCAGAAACTGGTTGGTTATTTGGTGGAAGACGACAACATACAAGTCGTTTCCATGACCGGGATGCGTGGTGTTGGTAAAACCACCCTTGCTAGACAAGTTTTTAATCACGAGATGGTAAAACAACAGTTCGATGGATTCGCATGGGTGTGTGTTTCACAAGAGCCTTTACTGGAGCATGTGTGGCAAACGATCTTGCTGAATCTCAAATCCGGTGAAAATGTAGATAAAATTATGAAGATGACAAAATCTAAACTACGAGATGAACTCTATCTATTGTTGGAAACATCTAAATTTTTGATTGTCCTTGATGATATatcgaaagaagaagattgggacTTAATCAAGCAAGCATTTCCACCGAACAAAGGTGACTTCTTATcttacatataaaataatttatttaataaaaatttataatgtaagaaaaaattaatatttcacAGATTGGAAGGTGCTACTTACTTATCGAAAAGAAAGTTTCGCATTACGTGAAGATAAAGCATATATCAACTTTGAAGTAGAATGCCTAAGCCCTGAGAACAGTTGGAcactttttcaaaatattgCATTTCCTGAAGCAGATGCATCCGGTAAgctttcaataattttttttgtttttatgttgatCATAGTCCGATCAATTTTATGATAATCATAATATTTCTCAACTCTAATGAAACCAAGTACTATAATATATCTTTAATACATCCAATTGTACCATCTTGGTATTATGACCTAGAGATAAAAtgttatttcatatttttgttgtgtAGAATTTAAGGAAGATGGGGAAATAAAAGAGTTGGCTAAGAAACTTATCATTCCTTGTGGAGGCTTGCCTTTGGCTGTCAAAGTGTTGGGAAGTTTGTTAGCTGCACAACACACATTGCATGACTGGAAAGGAGTATGCGAGAGCATTGAATCTGATATCGTGGGAAGAACCAATTTCAATGAAGATACAAACAATTTGGTTTACCATTTATTGTCTCTGAGCTTTGAAGAGTTACCAAGTTATTTGAAACATTGCTTACTCTACCTAGTCAATGTACCAGACGGTTTCGTTATGGAGGTCGAGGAAACATCATATTATTGGGCTGCTGAAGCAATAATTAAACTGAGGTGTTATGATGAAGCGAGCATTCCAGATATTGCAGAATGCTTTTTAGAAGAGTTGGTGAGGAGAAATATGGTTACTGCCGAGAGAGACAACGACACTTCGAGAATTAAATCTTTTTACATAAATGCCATGATGAAAGAAGTTTGTTTTTcaaaagctgaagaagagaaCTTACTACAAAGAGTTGGTCGTCCTACGTCAACAACAACATGCTCTCAATCTCCTTGTACATCTCGCAGACTTGTTATATGTCAACCCACTACATTAGATGACGTTGAGCCAGAGATAAAGAATCCAAAACTTCGGTCTTTCATGGTTTTCTATGGTTGGGGAAAAGGTTGGATGCCATCAGGTTTAAACTTTTCGAGATTACAGCTGATTAGAGTGTTAAATCTCTCTGGAGCCAAGTTCAAAGAAGGGAAGTTACCCTCTAGCATTGGAAAGCTCATCCACTTGAGATACTTAAACTTAGAGAATGCTGAGGTAACTCATCTGCCTCCTTCTCTACGAAATCTTAAGTTGCTTATCTATTTAAATCTTGGTGTTTCTTCACGTTCTCGAATCAACGTGCCCAACTGCTTGATGTGGATGCCAGAATTGAGATACCTTGTATTACCATATAAAATGCTTGGAACTACAATGTTGGAATTGAGTAATCTAGTAAACTTGGAGTTTTTAAGGAACTTCTCCACAAAGGCTACTAGTGTTGGAGATCTCCATTGTATGAAGAGGCTTCGGTTACTCGTTTTGGTATATTTCGGTGGGTGTAGTATGGAAACCTTATCTGCAAGTCTTGGTTCATTGAGAAACCTTGAAACCCTTATGGTACTGGATGTGAAGGATAATTCCAGTAAGTGTGATTCAGGAGCATTTATTCTGAAATGCTTTTCTCTCTACAGTTTGCACTTGAGTATACATACGCCAAGGTTACCTAATGAAGAAAACTTTTCTTCTCACCTTAAAAGAGTAGATTTAAATCGTTGTTTTTTGGAGGAGGATCAGATGTCAGTTTTAGAGAAATGCCCTCACTTAGAGTACCTCCACCTTGGAACTAGAGCCTTGTCTGGGAGAAGAATGGTTTGTTTGGCGGGTGGGTTTCCTCAGTTACTGGAGCTTCATTTGGATGAACAGAGCAAGTTGGAAGAGTGGATAGTAGAAGAAGGATCAATGCCTCTTCTTCATACTCTAAGGATTCATCGATGTGAAATGTTAAAGGCGCTTCCTGATGGGTTAAGGTATATCACTTCCTTAAAGATTTTACGTATTGTATATATGGGTAGGGGATGGACAGATAGACTGTCCAAAGGGGGAGAAGACTATTACAAAGTCCAGCATATACCTCACGTTCGGTTCATGGAGGAATCATGAAGAATGCTTTCGGCAATTACCGAGTACGTACCTACTAAAAGATTATATTTTGGTACGAAATATCATCCAGAGAaaggggatatatatatatatatatatattctcttttagTTTCATGTTTGTTGTGTAATCAGATTCTTGATTTGTGTTAAAGTACCTAAGgggatatatatattctctttttgtttcatgtttgttGTGTAATCAGATTCTTGATTTGTGTTAAAGTACCTAAGgggatatatatattctctttttgtttcatgtttgttGTGTAATCAGATTCTTGATTTGTGTTAAAGTACCTAAGgggatatatatattctctttttgtttcatgtttgttGTGTAATCAGATTCTTGATTTGTGTTAAAGTACCTAAGgggatatatatattctctttttgtttcatgtttgttGTGTAATCAGATTCTTGATTTGTGTTAAAGTACCTAAGgggatatatatattctctttttgtttcatgtttgttGTGTAATCAGATTCTTGATTTGTGTTAAAGTACCTAAGgggatatatatattctctttttgtttcatgtttgttGTGTAATCAGATTCTTGATTTGTGTTAAAGTACCTAAGgggatatatatattctctttttgtttcatgtttgttGTGTAATCAGATTCTTGATTTGTGTTAAAGTACCTAAGGGGCAAAAAAATTGTGGTTTGTGCACGgtcttattttattatcttcGTGAGTAAACGCTTATTCACAGTAAGTGTGTAAGTGAGACCTAACAACTAAAGAGTAAGGCCTCTCGATCTCTTCTTCATAAAGCCGACGAGAGCGAGTTCCTTGGCGTCTTCAAGAGGTTAGTCACTTTTCCTTTATcgtattttttgtttgggttcATATATAACTAATTTCATTGTTTTTGGTGAGCAATTTCACTATTTTCTTGCAGTAAAACTGTGTCAATTGCAATGATCTGGATCGGTGAGTCGAGAGACAAAATTTTGTGTAAGCTTGAATATATAGATGCCAATATTTACTTAAAAGTTATAAGAGATGATTTCTAGCTATTTGATTAGATAGTAACTGGTATTATAACATCCTAACAAAAATTGTTGATGTTTTGATACAACGTCCAGTATCCCTATCTATCTTATAGGTCGGTCCCGTGCGTTGCAtggatttgttatttgttgttttttttttttacatttttgtttatataaattacattgttttgtaattgagttttcatttatttatttatttttgtttttcttattttagaaaatagattctttttttcttatttattggaatttgtatttttttcattaccttttgtttttaaatcttattatataaagttgggttttgaaaattagccattaacaagattttgacatgtgtcaatttatTAATCTCAGATTCTGACATGTGTAAAAGATTATATTTGataggaagaatttgattacaataaaaataaaatattttgttttaaaatatattaataatgtaaaaagataattatcagaaattatagaatttataaaagtatacaaatttttctaaaaataattataaggagattatagatatatatatatatatatatattttcataaaatccgaaactatagtattatttacttatttttaattttaagttattaattctacagaaaaatagaaaaatggatgagaaaatatacaattagttattaattctaaattttgtaaatattcacttatatataaacataaattatcttttattaaaataatttatccaaaaacattgttttcaacATTGTTTAGTTGGGAAAActttttaatgggaaggtaaattgttcttattttttaaaaccaaacttttctcctactttttcctttttcagttggtaataggtaagattaatatgctgaccccaaaaaaaagattaatatatgcgtatttttttcctaatactgtattttaaaatttattgtagtatatttagattattttatttaatttatattttcatctttgaattatttaggattcatatattatcgtgcttataattttctattgtttctttattttgtcaaaTTAGTTTTTTACTAATTTCTCAATCTTGATTGATTAgtcataaacctttttttttttgcaaacatatttgttaccattattcactcaatcccaaagggagataacgagtagaagctcaacctaatggatagataaggctaatcaaacacaagcttacaacaaacatagatagatagattagaaaaatattaatcgTTGTtaatagatccataggagctcaaagaatGTGACACtctggtttgcggaaaggtttaaaaaaattaatttggccacatatgtcactaaaattcacatatttttcggtcaagggtcctgagagaattTCATGATGGGTAACCTTCCTGAAAGTGATTAtcgaaactgtgcgagtgatgacaaaatatagaaaaataccAAAAGTATTTTTAGCTGGTGTCAATATATCTTAGACTTATTAAGTAAACTACGTACTTCtcaatttttcaatttattgtATGAATGAATCAATGTTTCGATCCCTTGTGTAGTCttctatttaaagaaaaaaaaaaaaagaaaaaagaaggaataaaACTTACTTTAATTTGTGCGCCCTACGAGAACACAAGAAAAATTCCTGAAAAACCATCATAGAGAGTCAGATAATCGATATCTgttgaaaattttcaatgtttgatttttgaatggGTTTTCCAACAGAACACCGATGGACTGTTtctaatattttacataacttgatataaatttttaattaaagtgGTAAAATaatgtacagtaaaacctctataaattaataaagtcgagaccatgaaattttattaatttatagaggttttaatttatcgataagttaataattattaatttatagagaaatttttCTAACtaggtaaaaaaatattaaaaataagatttaatctttataactaatattaatgaaattaacaattatcatgttttgaagatagcaCTCAAAGacttttatatagtaaaaatattaaaaataaattccaataaaaattaatgtgtagatatatacatatattatataattttatataattattaatttatattattgatgggaccatatatttataaaggaGTTTCAATTTTAGGCGTAAATCTTTCTATTCATTTTCTCTAAACTGAAAAGACAACACCATAAGGTTTTAATACAATGAAAAAAAGTAGAAACAAGatccaacaaaaatgcaaattcaagaatagacaaacaacaCTAGAattgtatttgactaattttttaaatatatacatatatatttttttaatttatatcattatcaatttatgatactgatgaaaacaaatatttacataagatttttcaaaaaatattatcttattattttatcgaattacGTTCATTTTTAGACTGGTCTAACTTAAtatcaacaaaatttattaatttatagagaatattaattttaagaatattaatttatagaagctTTACTGTAATTGGCATTGAGAGAATTGATTCCTGATCTTGACCAACATATAATGTTAAGAATTAATATCGACATCATCTAAAAATTCACAAGATAGTTAACGTCGGTACTTTTCACTATAAATAAAGGAATAGTGTGACAGAACTCggtattatttttatgtaatgtGGGTGAGCTATGTGTTGATTGGAAACTGCATTCTTATCTATTTATCAAGTGGGCAACatgattttcttatatttagGGTCAACTCAATTTGTACAAGTGGGTAACACAAACCGAGTCATGAAGATGTTTGTAAGTTGATGTTCTCTTTTTCCCTATAATTGACCAAAGTTATAACGTGCACATATTTATTTACTTTCGTCTTATTTCATTTTGTCAATTGCTTAGCAGTTCGCACGAtctcattttattttgaaacttgCTTTTAATTCTTATTCACAGAACGTAATTTGAGGGACTTAATTACTAACGAACAATCATCAATCTTCTTCCTAGAGGCGACGACGGGAGAGTTCCTTGCGCCTTCAAGAGGTTAGTAATATTTCTTTAATGTTAACTAAGTCCTTATAGCAAATTTATTTGTTAACAATGaacaatatatatctctattatTCTCTTAATTCACGATTTTTCGCAATTAAACTCTGTCCATCTTTTTGGATCGATGCTACTTTTGTCTCTCTTGCATTAGGGTATATATGGCGAGAGAGACAGATTATTCATGTAAGGttgaatatacaaaaaaatggtgAACTCATAAGTATATACGACTTTCATAAACTAATatgtcataaattaataaacatgattaaaataataaatttggcTTCTAGTTGGGTTAGTGTTAAAATCTATGTTACATGGAAACTTTTTTTGAGGTCTGTTTCTCGTTTTCGTAATGTGTCGGAAAtagaaactcaaaaacaaggCACAGAAACACGATTTTTACAAAATTCTGTTTGAAAACACAACGAAAACTTCATTTACATTTTGGAAATACGacggaaacttttttttagtttgaaacttaataaataaatgttttggaaatataaaaattcattatagatataaatatataatattattagtgttttaattcaatttaatatttatattttgaagttttgttgtttgaagctttttgatatggtttttatgtttggtgttttattatatatatagatatatatatatatatatatacgttttcaaaacgtttccatttctaaattttagaaaaaaaatttccacGTATCTGTTTCCATTTCCATGCAATCTATGTTAAACTTAACAAATTcgataagatatttttttattcaaaatctaacgtaaatatatagttatgacgacaatgaattaaaatattacttaaatgctgtttattattattattatttttaagttCAAATCTTGTATGAACTCAACTCAATTACTAGTTGTATCAAAATctcttcaatttttgtttaaatgtttttcATTATGCCCCCATGATACTCCACGTCAAATTGTTTTATACTTTTGAGGttttataaagagatttttCCTTTGTTCGAACACAGTTCATAACACTTCCACATTACAATTCAAACTATGATAATTTAGTTTGTGGCCCAGTAATTATCATAACATCCACTAATATAGTTTAAGGTGAATTTAATCGTATAAAAAGTATTTTCAGATGCAATATTAATACGTTAGGGTCAATCACCTGTTAATATTTGATTGTACAATTAAACACAagcattcttttgttttactacGTCGAACTTGTGATATTTTTGACTCCCCATGGTAATATATACATGTTCTTCAATATATTGTACGTAACTTGATTCTTATAATTTTACCACTGCTTAAGCAGGGAGGGGTCATTATGGCTGGGGAACTTGTATCATTTGGAGTACAAAAGCTTTGGGACCTACTGACCCAAGAATACGAGCAATTTCAGGGAGCTAATGATCAAGTTACTGCACTAAAACGTGATCTAAGTTTATTAAGCTGTTTTCTAAAAGATGCAGATGAAAAGAAACATACAAGCGCCGTGGTCAAAAATTGTGTTGACGAGATCAAGGAGA
This genomic window contains:
- the LOC104787234 gene encoding probable disease resistance protein RXW24L, yielding MAGTFVSFGVQKLWDLLSREHEQLQGVDDHVTELKNDLNFLSTFLKDADAKKHTSAAVKICIGEIKEIIFDAEDIIETFILRQKLGKTSGINTRIRRLTCIVPKSRELAYDIGGIRKKISKVIRDMKSFGIQQIISDGGYMQPLFYQLREMRDTFPRDCKENLVGLGENVQKLVGYLVEDDNIQVVSMTGMRGVGKTTLARQVFNHEMVKQQFDGFAWVCVSQEPLLEHVWQTILLNLKSGENVDKIMKMTKSKLRDELYLLLETSKFLIVLDDISKEEDWDLIKQAFPPNKDWKVLLTYRKESFALREDKAYINFEVECLSPENSWTLFQNIAFPEADASEFKEDGEIKELAKKLIIPCGGLPLAVKVLGSLLAAQHTLHDWKGVCESIESDIVGRTNFNEDTNNLVYHLLSLSFEELPSYLKHCLLYLVNVPDGFVMEVEETSYYWAAEAIIKLRCYDEASIPDIAECFLEELVRRNMVTAERDNDTSRIKSFYINAMMKEVCFSKAEEENLLQRVGRPTSTTTCSQSPCTSRRLVICQPTTLDDVEPEIKNPKLRSFMVFYGWGKGWMPSGLNFSRLQLIRVLNLSGAKFKEGKLPSSIGKLIHLRYLNLENAEVTHLPPSLRNLKLLIYLNLGVSSRSRINVPNCLMWMPELRYLVLPYKMLGTTMLELSNLVNLEFLRNFSTKATSVGDLHCMKRLRLLVLVYFGGCSMETLSASLGSLRNLETLMVLDVKDNSSKCDSGAFILKCFSLYSLHLSIHTPRLPNEENFSSHLKRVDLNRCFLEEDQMSVLEKCPHLEYLHLGTRALSGRRMVCLAGGFPQLLELHLDEQSKLEEWIVEEGSMPLLHTLRIHRCEMLKALPDGLRYITSLKILRIVYMGRGWTDRLSKGGEDYYKVQHIPHVRFMEES